The following proteins are encoded in a genomic region of Takifugu rubripes chromosome 9, fTakRub1.2, whole genome shotgun sequence:
- the c9h11orf58 gene encoding small acidic protein, protein MSSSENKHGTKRAASPSDDGSTNWSSADLGSDERKQKFLRLMGAGKKEHTGRLVIGDHKSTSHVRSGTEDEKINEELEMQYQQGMEGKLSGRNRRHCGLGFSEPEPVPDPPTTQPEAAEPKLSATEPQDNEQDPKAEDKSSEQSSKQSEASADRRTHNHKHTYKMTFVKST, encoded by the exons ATGAGTTCTTCGGAGAACAAACACGGAACTAAAAGAGCCGCATCTCCGAGTGAC GATGGATCTACAAATTGGTCATCGGCAGATCTAGGAAGTGATGAAAGGAAGCAAAAGTTTCTACGTCTGATGGGCGCAGGGAAG AAGGAACACACAGGACGCCTCGTTATCGGTGACCACAAGTCAACGTCGCATGTCCGCAGTG GAACGGAGGATGAGAAGATCAACGAGGAGCTGGAGATGCAATACCAGCAGGGCATGGAAGGAAAGCTCTCGGGCCGGAACCGGAGACACTGTGGACTGGGTTTCAGCGAG CCGGAACCGGTTCCAGACCCACCCACCACTCAGCCCGAAGCAGCCGAGCCCAAACTGTCTGCGACAGAACCTCAGGATAACGagcaggacccaaaagcagagGACAAGAGCTCAGAGCAAAGCTCAAAGCAGAGTGAAGCCAGCGCCGACAGAAGAACCCACAACCATAAACACACGTACAAAATGACCTTTGTCAAGTCAACATAG